In Chamaesiphon minutus PCC 6605, a genomic segment contains:
- a CDS encoding SDR family oxidoreductase: MVLLSLDSIDYQTTWNLKEQQIVNIQDAIALVTGANRGIGYAFVNGLLQAGVTKVYATARKIDSLTAVTALDPRRVIPLQLDVTNHSLVHALPSQAPDVNLLINNAGILAFGNILEVPTETISSQFNTNFYGSLNMARAFVPVIERNNGGAIVNILTLVALASMPGLAVYNASKAAAWSMTQSLRASVAAKGIAVHGVFPGAVDTQMLAGVDMPKTSPADIVKAVLLGIEAGQEDIFPDPMSDRVYTAWRQDHKAIEKQFATM, translated from the coding sequence ATGGTGTTGTTATCGCTCGATTCGATCGACTACCAAACCACCTGGAATCTCAAGGAGCAACAGATCGTGAACATTCAAGATGCAATTGCACTAGTGACTGGTGCCAATCGCGGCATTGGCTATGCCTTCGTCAATGGACTATTACAAGCTGGGGTTACGAAGGTTTATGCAACTGCCCGCAAAATTGATAGCTTGACAGCAGTAACGGCTCTCGATCCGCGCCGAGTCATCCCACTTCAACTCGATGTCACCAACCATAGCCTCGTCCATGCCTTGCCCTCACAAGCACCTGATGTCAATCTCTTGATTAATAATGCGGGCATTCTCGCCTTTGGCAATATCCTCGAAGTACCCACAGAGACTATCTCCAGCCAGTTTAATACCAATTTCTATGGTTCTCTGAATATGGCACGGGCATTCGTTCCAGTAATCGAGCGTAACAATGGTGGGGCGATTGTCAATATTCTAACCTTAGTTGCCCTTGCCAGTATGCCAGGATTAGCTGTCTATAATGCTTCCAAAGCAGCCGCTTGGTCGATGACACAATCCCTTCGCGCCAGCGTTGCCGCCAAGGGGATCGCCGTTCACGGGGTCTTTCCTGGTGCTGTAGATACACAGATGTTAGCAGGTGTCGATATGCCCAAGACTAGTCCTGCGGATATCGTCAAGGCGGTGTTGTTGGGGATCGAAGCTGGGCAGGAAGATATCTTCCCCGATCCCATGTCAGATCGAGTCTACACTGCATGGCGGCAAGACCATAAAGCGATCGAAAAACAATTCGCCACGATGTAA
- a CDS encoding LysR family transcriptional regulator, with product MDVSGLQIFVEVVRQGSFAAVARNRNLDPSSVSRSIASLEAELGIGLFQRTTRQLSLTEAGATYFDRIEPLIEEIQQATNIATDVSGQPQGTLRVTASVSFGHKCIVPLLAEFQRLYPDLTIDLLLADTVVDLVVDRIDLAVRLGLLADSTLIAQQLMRTHYSVCASPDYLKRSSKIQYPRDLEHHNCLLFPLAGFRSRWIFKNRQGELSEIPIFGRTVISSAIALGQCAIAGMGIALLPNWLIAADLRSGNLVDVFPDYAVTATDFNTAAWLVYPSRAYVPLKVRILIEFLKKSISGSAEV from the coding sequence ATGGATGTATCCGGATTACAAATCTTTGTGGAGGTAGTGAGGCAGGGTAGTTTTGCCGCTGTTGCTCGCAATCGCAATCTCGATCCGTCTTCAGTTTCGCGATCGATCGCCAGTTTGGAAGCAGAATTGGGGATCGGGTTATTTCAGCGGACGACGCGCCAATTGTCGCTTACCGAGGCGGGAGCGACTTATTTCGATCGCATCGAACCGCTGATTGAAGAAATCCAGCAAGCCACCAACATCGCTACAGATGTCTCTGGGCAACCCCAAGGCACCTTGCGCGTTACGGCTTCCGTTTCATTCGGGCACAAATGTATCGTGCCACTTTTAGCAGAATTCCAACGGTTGTATCCCGATTTGACAATCGATCTCCTGCTCGCCGATACAGTTGTCGATTTGGTAGTTGACAGAATCGATCTCGCGGTACGACTGGGACTCCTGGCAGATTCGACCCTAATTGCCCAACAACTGATGCGAACCCACTATTCGGTGTGCGCTAGTCCAGATTATCTGAAGCGATCGAGCAAAATCCAGTACCCCAGAGATTTGGAGCACCATAATTGTCTACTATTTCCACTCGCCGGATTTCGATCGAGATGGATCTTCAAGAATCGCCAGGGAGAACTAAGTGAAATTCCCATCTTTGGACGCACGGTGATTTCTAGTGCGATCGCGCTTGGGCAATGCGCGATCGCGGGGATGGGTATAGCACTGCTCCCAAACTGGTTAATTGCCGCAGATCTCCGATCGGGTAATCTGGTTGATGTTTTTCCTGATTATGCCGTAACCGCAACTGACTTTAACACCGCAGCTTGGCTAGTCTATCCTTCTCGTGCCTACGTTCCGCTCAAAGTGAGGATATTGATTGAATTTCTCAAAAAGTCGATTTCAGGTTCGGCTGAGGTTTAA